GGTGTTGAACCAGATGAGGAGACCGTTTGGGCGAAGGGAGAGATCACCGACGTCATGGCTGATCATGGCATGTTGACGATCAACCACCAGCCAGTACCTGAATGGGATTGGCCGGGCATGGTCATGAATTTTACTCTCGCTAAAGACGTCGATGCGAGTGCATTCACAACAGGTCAAAGCATAGAGTTTGAAATGCAAAAAACCGAGTCTGGACAGTACGAAATTGTCGACTACAAAGTGGATGACTCTGTCGTTGCTGGCGAGCTTTGGTTGCAAGGCGATATTTCTATGCTGATGGCCGACTTTGGCATGATCACCTTAAACCATCTCCCTGTCGCGGAGTGGAACTGGCAGGCCGGTGAGATGAACTTCTCCGTTGGCGATGAAGTGGATCTATCGGGTTTTGAGGAAGGCCAGCGCGTTCGATTTCTAGTTGAACGACAAGGTGCAGATTACCTGCTCAAGCAATTGGCAACGGATGAGGGCTAACGATGATCAATGCAATTATCCGTTGGTCAATCAGTAATAGACTTCTAGTATTGATTGCCACTTTAGCTATTGTTTTGGCTGGTCTTTACAGTGTAAAGAATACACCTGTAGACGCGATTCCTGATTTATCGGATGTTCAGGTTATCATCAAAACCAGCTATCCGGGTCAAGCACCTCAGGTGGTCGAGGATCAGGTCACTTACCCATTAACCACTGCCATGTTGGCTGTACCCGGTGCAGAAACCGTCAGGGGATACTCTTTCTTTGGGGATTCCTATGTCTACATCATCTTTAATGATGACACCGATATGTACTGGGCTCGCTCGCGCGTGCTGGAGTACCTCAGCCAAGTCGCTCCAAACCTGCCTTCGAATACCAAACCAACATTGGGGCCGGATGCTACTGGGGTTGGCTGGGTTTACAGCTATGTTCTTCAGGATAAAACCGGACAACACGATTTAGCCCAGTTACGCAGCTTGCAGGATTGGTTCCTCAAATACGAACTCCAAACCGTTGATGGAGTATCGGAAGTCGCCACTGTGGGTGGCATGGTCAAGCAATATCAGGTCCAGATTGACCCCGCCAAACTGCGTGCTTACAACCTGACATTACAACAGGTAAACAACGCGATTCAAAACGGCAATCAGGAGACAGGTGCCTCCGTGATTGAGGTCGCCGAAGCCGAACACATGGTGCGCACCACAGGTTACTTGACTAGCATCGAAGATATCCGCTCACTGCCACTCAAGGTAACCGAAAAAGGCACCCCGCTGCTGTTGGGTGATGTCGCGGATATTAACCTTGGCCCACAAATGCGCCGTGGTATTTCTGAACTCAACGGTGAAGGGGAAGCCGTTGGTGGCGTGATTGTAATGCGCTTCGGTGAAAATGCCAGTGAAGTGATCGCCAAAACCAAAGCAAAACTGACCGAGCTGCAACGCGGCTTGCCTGACGGCGTCGAAATCGTACCAACGTATGACCGCTCTACGTTGATCGACTCTGCGGTAGAAAACTTATGGAAGAAACTGGCTGAAGAGTTCATCGTGGTTGCGATTGTCTGTGCTTTGTTCCTGTTCCATACCCGCTCATCACTGGTTATCGCCTTGAGCCTACCAGTGGGTATTCTGACTGCGTTTGTGATCATGCATTGGCAAGGAATTAACGCCAACATCATGTCATTGGGTGGTATTGCCATCGCCATTGGAGCCATGGTCGACGGCGCAATCGTGATGATAGAAAACGTTCACAAGCACATTGAACGAACTCCACTCACCGATAAGAATCGCTGGCAAGTCATTGGCAAGGCCGCAGAGGAAGTCGGCGCACCGCTGTTCTTTTCTCTGCTGATCATCACGTTGAGCTTTGTCCCTGTCTTCGCTTTGGAAGGTCAGGAAGGCAAAATGTTTTCGCCACTGGCATTTACCAAAACTTACGCCATGGCAGCCTCTGCTGGCTTAGCGATTACGCTAGTGCCTGTTCTGATGGGCTATTTCATTCGTGGCAAAGTGCTCCCGGAACACAAAAACCCAGTCAACAAAGGGTTAGTCTCGCTTTACAAACCATTGCTCAACCTGAGCCTGCACTACCCTAAAACCATGATCGTCATTGCGATGGGACTTATGGCATCGGCTTACTACCCAACCAATAAGCTTGGCAGCGAATTCATTCCTCCACTCGATGAGGGTGATTTGATGTACATGCCGACCACCTATCCGGGCATCTCGATTGGTAAAGCACGCGAGCTGTTACAGCAAACCAATAAGTTGATTAAAAGCGTCCCTGAGGTTGAAACAGTATGGGGGAAAATTGGACGCGCCGAAACCGCAACCGACCCAGCACCGCTGACCATGATTGAAACCGTCATACAGCTGAAACCTCGCCAGCAATGGCGTGAAGGTGTAACCACCGAATCGCTGCGCAAAGAGTTTGACGATTTAGTACAGTTCCCCGGGCTAACCAATGCGTGGGTCATGCCAATCAAAACCCGCATCGACATGCTGGCAACTGGCATTAAAACGCCTATTGGGATCAAAATTGCAGGCCCCGACCTTAACGTCATTGAACAAATAGGGGCAGAACTGGAGCCTATTCTCAATCAGGTCAATGGTACGGCGTCTGTTTATGCTGAGCGTGTAGCAGGAGGACGCTACGTCACTATCGATATAAAGCGTCGCTCCGCTGCTCGCTATGGTCTCAATATAAAAGATGTGCAACGCGTAATTTCCACGGCGGTGGGAGGCATGAACGTTGGGGAAACCATAGAAGGGCTGGAACGCTACCCGATTAATGTTCGATACCCACAGGATTACCGTGATTCAGTGGTGAAATTGCAGAACCTACCTCTGGTTACCCCAAATGGCGCTCGTATCGCACTGGCTGATGTGGCTGATATTCGTTACGAAGACGGCCCACCGATGATCAAAACAGAAAACGCTCGCCCTAATGGCTGGGTATTCGTGGATATCGATGGACGAGATCTCGGGTCGTACGTTGCAGAAGCACAACAAATCGTAGCAGATCAGCTCAATCTGCCCGCTGGCTATTCTCTGGCTTGGTCAGGCCAATATGAATATATGGAACGAGCGAAAGAGCGCTTAAGTGTCGTGGTACCGATAACGCTGGCGATCATTATGCTGCTACTTTACTTCAGCTTCCGTCGCATTGGCGAAGTGCTGATCATCATGATGACTCTCCCTCTCGCCATGGTGGGTGGCTTATGGCTGATGCACTTCCTCGGCTATAACTTCTCGATTGCCGTTGGGGTCGGCTTTATTGCCCTCGCGGGTGTCGCCGTCGAAATTGGCGTCATCATGCTGGTGTATCTCAACCAAGCCTGGCACTACAAAAAGCTGGATGCCCAAGAGCAGAACTATGCCATTACTTCCGATGATCTGTCGATGGCGATACAAGACGGCGCAGGCCTCAGAGTTCGACCTGTGATGATGACTGTTCTGACCGTCATCATTGGTCTTGTACCGATCATGTACGGCGAAGGTACGGGCTCTGAAGTCATGCAACGAATCGCCGCCCCTATGATTGGTGGAATGGCATCGGCGCTGCTACTCACGCTTCTGGTACTACCAGCCATTTTCAAATTGTGGAAACAAAGAGAAATCTCACGTCACTCATAACCATAGAACCATGTCCCCGTAGCTCAATGCTTCGGGGCACCCTACTACTTAAGGAAACAACGATGAAAAAAACAATTCTGGCACTTACACTGACTCTGGCTAGCACTCAAATTCTCGCTCAAATGGATCACTCATCAATGGATCATTCCAAAATGAATATGGAAGGTATGGACCATTCGAAAGTGATGAGCGATATGAAGGGAATGGACCAATCACAAATGAACATGGACGAGATGTCCGATGTTGGTATGCCTGCCAAAGGTGCTAAACCGGACAAAGTGGTACACGTGATCCTTGACGATGATATGAGCATTACATTCAAAAAAGAGGTAGATATAGAACCAAATGACGTAGTCCAGTTTGTGGTCATGAACAAAGGGAAAATCGACCATGAGTTTTCCATTGGCTCAGCACAAGAGCAACTCAAGCACCGTGAGATGATGAAGAAAATGGGCAACCACGCTCATGATTCTGGCAGTACAGTGACGGTTGCTCCGGGCAAAGCCAAGCAGTTACTGTGGCATTTCCATGGTGACAACAACGTTGAGTTTGCCTGCAACATCCCAGGACACGCGGAAGCTGGCATGGTCAAATCAGTGGTATTGTAACACTCCCCAGCCTGCCAGCTGTTGCTGGCAGGCCGTCTGACGTGACTAAAATGTTTCACCGGATACAGAAAGTGATCTGGTAATAACTCACCACGTAGTAAGCCAAACATGTTTTGCTATATCAAAGAAAAAGCCACGTATCTTAGATACGTGGCAAAACAAAAAGTGAATGGCAGTGGATTATTCGCTTTTTGTGTTCAATAGCTCCCAAGTTCAGGAGCTAATAGGTAAAGTTTAGACGAAATAGTGCAACTATCTATTCATATGGTTTACTATCAGTATTTTTCAAACTCGCCGCTGTTGTAGTCGCTGATCGCTTGTTCAATTTCTTGCATGCTGTTCATTACAAACGGGCCATAATGCACTATCGGCTCATCAATGGGTTCACCGAGGAGAATCAGCACTCCGCTGCTTTTCGTTGCAACTAAACTCACGGCTTCACCCGTTGATAACAATGCCATCTCACCATGTTGCACGTGCTGTCCATTCAAGCTAATTTCACCCTGATAAACATACAGCATCATGTTAAATTTTTGCGGTGTAAGTAACTTGATCTTCTGGTCAGTTTCAGAACGCCAGTCTGAAACTGATA
This DNA window, taken from Vibrio neptunius, encodes the following:
- a CDS encoding copper-binding protein; translation: MKKTILALTLTLASTQILAQMDHSSMDHSKMNMEGMDHSKVMSDMKGMDQSQMNMDEMSDVGMPAKGAKPDKVVHVILDDDMSITFKKEVDIEPNDVVQFVVMNKGKIDHEFSIGSAQEQLKHREMMKKMGNHAHDSGSTVTVAPGKAKQLLWHFHGDNNVEFACNIPGHAEAGMVKSVVL
- a CDS encoding efflux RND transporter permease subunit codes for the protein MINAIIRWSISNRLLVLIATLAIVLAGLYSVKNTPVDAIPDLSDVQVIIKTSYPGQAPQVVEDQVTYPLTTAMLAVPGAETVRGYSFFGDSYVYIIFNDDTDMYWARSRVLEYLSQVAPNLPSNTKPTLGPDATGVGWVYSYVLQDKTGQHDLAQLRSLQDWFLKYELQTVDGVSEVATVGGMVKQYQVQIDPAKLRAYNLTLQQVNNAIQNGNQETGASVIEVAEAEHMVRTTGYLTSIEDIRSLPLKVTEKGTPLLLGDVADINLGPQMRRGISELNGEGEAVGGVIVMRFGENASEVIAKTKAKLTELQRGLPDGVEIVPTYDRSTLIDSAVENLWKKLAEEFIVVAIVCALFLFHTRSSLVIALSLPVGILTAFVIMHWQGINANIMSLGGIAIAIGAMVDGAIVMIENVHKHIERTPLTDKNRWQVIGKAAEEVGAPLFFSLLIITLSFVPVFALEGQEGKMFSPLAFTKTYAMAASAGLAITLVPVLMGYFIRGKVLPEHKNPVNKGLVSLYKPLLNLSLHYPKTMIVIAMGLMASAYYPTNKLGSEFIPPLDEGDLMYMPTTYPGISIGKARELLQQTNKLIKSVPEVETVWGKIGRAETATDPAPLTMIETVIQLKPRQQWREGVTTESLRKEFDDLVQFPGLTNAWVMPIKTRIDMLATGIKTPIGIKIAGPDLNVIEQIGAELEPILNQVNGTASVYAERVAGGRYVTIDIKRRSAARYGLNIKDVQRVISTAVGGMNVGETIEGLERYPINVRYPQDYRDSVVKLQNLPLVTPNGARIALADVADIRYEDGPPMIKTENARPNGWVFVDIDGRDLGSYVAEAQQIVADQLNLPAGYSLAWSGQYEYMERAKERLSVVVPITLAIIMLLLYFSFRRIGEVLIIMMTLPLAMVGGLWLMHFLGYNFSIAVGVGFIALAGVAVEIGVIMLVYLNQAWHYKKLDAQEQNYAITSDDLSMAIQDGAGLRVRPVMMTVLTVIIGLVPIMYGEGTGSEVMQRIAAPMIGGMASALLLTLLVLPAIFKLWKQREISRHS